The genome window GATTGAtacatatgcctttatttctttatttatgcatgtcaagtatacgaatattctttgggccgagcctcgcacaattctaacaagccggccaataattttcatatcgtTCCATGGGACCCCAAGGAAGCATCCGTGGCCCTCAGGTTAGGAACCCCTGGTATATGGTGTTGTTATTTCGTGCTAAAACCTTAGCTTTTTTTGTTCAAATTAAATGGCTGAAGTGAGGCACAATAATATCTTCAGATAGTTTATTTCCATGTACATATAAAACTTGCACTTAAAGttataaaatgataaattaaataatccatttttttttctggatataTGTAAGAAAgtcatgtttttatttatcttacttGTCTAACCTTCTCACCGGAATAACCTTGAATTCATGTAATAGCACAATGGTTGAAAATGTTCTAAATTAAATAAAACTGTAATTCTGACAAATTTTGTTTTTAAGGAGCCTAGCATCTTGGCGAAATAATTGAAATTATGCTTATTGTTGGTCTGCGATAATAGTTTTTCGTTACTTATTTTATTACGATAAAAAATGTGAAATTATCATTGTTGAAAATATAATACCACCTATGATAAAAGTTCACATCAACTTCCCGCAATGAACATATTAGATGAATTTAATATAGTTACCCCTTTAACATCCAAAGAAAACCTAGTATAAAAATCTTGTAGCGTAAACTAAAACAAATCATAGAAAAACTCGAAATACTGGTAATATAccaaatccatccatccacaatcCCTAGAATCGCAATACAAACCATAAACTGTCGCCAAAATATTTCCCCTAAACCCCTAGACacaaatttaaaaacaaaacGACAGCCAAGCGTGGTCAGCAGGTATCTTGAAAGAGGTGAATAAGCAGCTTCGAGACGTTGGGAAGTGAGTGGCCTGAGAGAATGGTGTCGGCGTGTTCGCAAGCCATGCTCCGGATGTGGGTCACTTTCATCACCAGTTTGGCCCATCTgcgaaaggtcaaaggtcaattaGGGAGATCGAGGGGATAGAATgtgaggaatggaaaggaggtgaagaggagtggaagaggggaagagaagaggagaagaggaagaggggaagaggggaggaggggaggaggaaaggagggggaggaaaggaggaggaggagtggaagaggggaggtggggaagaggggaggagggaagatgtagagggttggaagggagaaggagaggaggagaggaatagaggaggggaggagggaaggaccggAAGAGAtgtagaggggtggaggggaagacgggaagaggggaagaggggaagaggggaagaggggatgaggagaggaggagaggtgagagtagaaggcgagaggaaggagagaaagagaaaaaaggaggagaataacaGATCACGGTTCACTGAACatgcaacccccaccccccctccacgtAACAATACCGACGAATCtcaaatcaaaacaaatgaacctaaaacaaaacaaacacgacCAAAATTAATTACCTAATTGGCTGCTCAGGACACGCAGTTGCCACGTATCGCTTGCAGGCCACCAGGAGAGCGTCCTGCACCGCCTCCACACTCTCCATATCCGTCAGGCCAGGACGGTCTGCGTGAAAGAAAAGGTCAGTCGCCGTTACATATCGTAGTTAAGTAATGAAGAATTGCATAGAAATAAAGAGTATATAAGAGTAAGATACAAacgcaagaataaaaaaaagggtttgGGTACTGGACTATCTTCTTTGACAAGATCTTTTAGAATGTACATAGGTTCTAAatcgtctttccttcctcttccttctaattcTGCAGGTAGTCTAAATGCCCCTCTTAACTCACCTGTCTGCAGTGCCACCAGCGCCGTCAGGAGTGCCGCTTCGGTGCTGGACAGGTGCAGGCGTGCCACGGAAGCGCCGAGCTCGAACATGGGATGGACCAGTGCCCAGAGTGCCCCGCCCATGGCTGTCTGGACCTGAAGGCAAAGGAACGTGGGAAACATTATCATGAGgacaaaatgaagacaaaaaatatTAGTTCAACAGATGGTTCTATTCCCCTAAATTACCAGGGAAGTAATGTCGttatattgaagaaaaaaaaaacatcactaaaCTTGTATTACttattatgtaaaaaaaactTAATGAAAAAAATCACCAACCAAATACACAGGACAAAAAGATGacagaacaataacaaataagcgaaacaaaaaagatatatacacaaagacgCACCTCCTAAAAAGATTAGAAAGATGCACCACCCAAACCCACACGACAAAAGAAAGAGGACACACCTGAGACCTGCAGACTTGGCGGCCGTTTCGaaacaaaaagatacataaaGATGCAACTCCTAAAAAGATTAGAAAGATGCACCACCCAAACCCACGCGACAAAAGAAAGAGGACACACCTGAGACCTGCAGACTTGGCGGCCGtttcgaaacaaacaaacaaaacaatacacaaagacacacctcctaaaaaaaataagaaagatgcaCCACCCAAACCCACGCGACAAAAGAAAGATGACACACCTGAGACCTGCAGACTTGGCGGCCGTTTCGAAGAGGGAGGGCCTTGGTGACCGGGTTGTACCTCAGAGCCGTGCGCAGGAAAAGGACCTCCAGGACACAGCCACGCAGGAGGACGAGTTGGTCGTTGTTGCTCAGCTGCAAGAAGGATATTActggataagaaggatattaatggataagaaggatattTCTGGGTAAGAAGGATATTTCTGGGTAAGAAGGATATTaatggataagaaggatattactggataagaatgatattaatggataagaaagatattaatggataagaaggatattaatggataagaaggatattaatggataagaaggatattaatggataagaaggatattaatggataagaaggatattaatggataagaaggatattTCTGGATAAGAAGGGTATTTCTGGATAAGAAGGGTATTTctggataagaaggatattacTGAATAAGAAGGATATTTCTGGATAAGAAGGATATTTCTGGGTAAGAAGGATATTaatggataagaaggatattaatggataagaaggatattaatggataagaaggatattTCTGGATAAGAAGGGTATTTCTGGATAAGAAGGGTATTTctggataagaaggatattacTGAATAAGAAGGATATTTCTGGATAAGAAGGATATTTCTGGGTAAGAAGGATATTTCTGGGTAAGAAGGATATTaatggataagaaggatattactggataagaatgatattaatggataagaaagatattaatggataagaaggatattactggataaggatattaatggataagaaggatattactggataagaaggatattactggataaaaaggatattaatggataagaaggatattaatggataagaaggatattactggataaggatattaatggataagaaggatattactggataagaaggatattaatggataagaaggatattactggataaaaaggatattaatggataagaaggat of Penaeus vannamei isolate JL-2024 unplaced genomic scaffold, ASM4276789v1 unanchor292, whole genome shotgun sequence contains these proteins:
- the LOC113826050 gene encoding thyroid hormone receptor alpha; its protein translation is MGGALWALVHPMFELGASVARLHLSSTEAALLTALVALQTDRPGLTDMESVEAVQDALLVACKRYVATACPEQPIRWAKLVMKVTHIRSMACEHADTILSGHSLPNVSKLLIHLFQDTC